CTTGGATCTTTAGGTTTATCTTTATCCTATTTTATTTCTTATGCAGTAAATACCGTAATTTTCGTGCCATTCTATCTTTCAAGAAAATTAGTCCCTGCAAATTTGTTAATATCCTTAGAAGTTTTTCTTATATGGCTTGTTCTGGTTATTGAAACTATTATGACTCTTTTAAACGTTAACATATTGATAAGACTTATAAGTTTAATTATTTCAATTATAATCTTAATATCATCATTTTATAGAATATGGAATTCAAATCTAAAATCTTAGCTGGGGAATCAACTGGTGTTAATATGAACGTAACAGATCTTACGGTTAAAAATGATTACTGCATTGGTTGTGGAGTCTGTGCAGGTGTATGTCCATCAAACAATCTCTATATAGATTGGTCACCTCGAGGGGAGCTAATTCCCCATACAAATAATCTTTGTAATGATAAATGCTCTATTTGTCTTGATATTTGCCCATTTAACAATCACAAAATTAATCAAGACGCTATTACTAATTCATTGTTTTCTAAAACCCGTAATATAAAATATAATGAGTATACAGGCTACTATCTAAATTGTTATGTTGGTTTTAGAAAAGATACTGTAAAAAGATTAAAAAGTGCTTCAGGAGGGTTAGCTACTTCATTTTTAGCTTCATTAATTAAGGAAAATATTGTAGATAGAATTATTGCAGTTGGGATCTCTGAAGATAATAACAGGATGTTTAATTTTAAAATTTTAAATAATTCTAATGAAGTATATTCTTGCGCAGGATCTGCTTATTATCCTGTTGAAATTTCAAGGATTTTAAAGGAGATTATTAAAGAAAAAGAAGAATTTGAATATGCAGTTATCGCATTACCCTGTGTAGCTTATGCTTTAAGGTTGGCAATAGATAAAATACCCAAACTTAAAAAGAAAATCAAAATTATTGCATCATTAACGTGCGGACAGCTTCAAAACCGTTTTTGCACAGAATTATTATCATTAGAATCTGGAATTAAAGTTAATGAACTTGCAAAAATGAATTTCAGACAGAAATCAGAAAATAATTCTGCCATCAATTATATGCAAGTTGCTACTGATAAAAATGGAAATGAAGGTATTCCTCAAGCTAATCAAGAATTACCATCCCATTTATGGCATTATCAATACTTCAAGCAGAATGCATGTAATTTTTGTGATGATATATTTGGAGAAGTTGCAGATGTTACTTTTATGGATGCATGGCTTCCTGAATATATAGATAATTACAGAGGGACCTCTTTGATTATATCTCGGACTCCTCTTGCCCTTAAATTATTAGAAAATTCCCATGAATATAATTTAAAAGAAATATCTGTTAACAGCGTAATTGAAAGTCAAATGGGACTTATTCAGAAAAAAAGAACGCTTTTAAAGGGCAAACTTTATAAAAGCGAAAGTTCCAATTCATTTTATCCAGAAAAAAGAGTAAAACCCGATTTTAACGTATATAATGAAAACAGGGAATTTATAGATTTAACAACTGAAATACAAGATTTAAGTAAAGAATTATGGCCCAAATATCGTTTAGATAAATCAACTGCAGAATTCTGGAACGAAT
The Methanobacterium bryantii genome window above contains:
- a CDS encoding Coenzyme F420 hydrogenase/dehydrogenase, beta subunit C-terminal domain, coding for MNVTDLTVKNDYCIGCGVCAGVCPSNNLYIDWSPRGELIPHTNNLCNDKCSICLDICPFNNHKINQDAITNSLFSKTRNIKYNEYTGYYLNCYVGFRKDTVKRLKSASGGLATSFLASLIKENIVDRIIAVGISEDNNRMFNFKILNNSNEVYSCAGSAYYPVEISRILKEIIKEKEEFEYAVIALPCVAYALRLAIDKIPKLKKKIKIIASLTCGQLQNRFCTELLSLESGIKVNELAKMNFRQKSENNSAINYMQVATDKNGNEGIPQANQELPSHLWHYQYFKQNACNFCDDIFGEVADVTFMDAWLPEYIDNYRGTSLIISRTPLALKLLENSHEYNLKEISVNSVIESQMGLIQKKRTLLKGKLYKSESSNSFYPEKRVKPDFNVYNENREFIDLTTEIQDLSKELWPKYRLDKSTAEFWNELKPLESKIAKYERKIRIKNLMTKPKKFFKKISGS